One window from the genome of Anolis sagrei isolate rAnoSag1 chromosome 4, rAnoSag1.mat, whole genome shotgun sequence encodes:
- the TMEM200C gene encoding transmembrane protein 200C has product MIATGGLLRISARKQDPLRPQSDVPKRKRKAKKKRKNDVVVVKGKLKLCSISGLIALCGILVLLVGIALAVMGYWPKPFYRAGRLGDRHHSPHGSAIISHSRNQTEGQADFPLEELGTNSSFMNSKKSLLPSSPAPSPSSKSFLIELFSQCLHSDKLKVLGPLIMGIGIFLFICANAVLHENRDKKTKIINLRDLYSTVIDAHSLRTKDGPPSASVAPVPINGFVNYVQPRGLELKPGSSSGETLTKTAWHSVVSAPLSPPDLASSPRRCSSSSPQQQQQHPPPSLAEAVYSIYRERAALARTTGSSPCSPPNGWDQHSTASSIVGSSLSTFTLLPLAQGEVAERDRGGWRRPLGERGAREIPRGEFELSLTDLRSSYIDSERGHIVVPRMGKRKPVLRRQSTSCLPDARRSLTPEPSQTLDSSTDLDSSLLVKDSSSKSLDLGDSPPLTPAAARKDSQGSQCDQYRSNKGYTPLEETGTSLESVANTPAHKIQDCKGNSSGYTASSKDTSREQTDKRPLRIQRQYTNKEKLFMISRSDTTVGLEEVDLENTEVSVK; this is encoded by the coding sequence ATGATCGCCACTGGAGGCCTCTTGCGGATCTCAGCCAGAAAACAGGATCCCCTGAGGCCTCAGAGCGACGTCCCCAAACGCAAGCGCAAAGCCAAAAAGAAACGCAAGAACGATGTGGTGGTGGTGAAGGGAAAGCTCAAGCTCTGCTCCATCTCAGGCCTCATTGCTCTCTGTGGCATCCTAGTATTGCTTGTGGGAATTGCCTTGGCAGTCATGGGGTACTGGCCAAAGCCATTTTACCGGGCAGGGAGGCTTGGGGACAGGCATCATTCACCACATGGGAGTGCCATCATAAGCCATTCCAGGAACCAAACAGAAGGCCAAGCAGACTTTCCTTTGGAAGAGTTGGGGACCAATTCCTCTTTTATGAACAGTAAGAAGAGTCTGCTCCCTTCCTCGCCAGCCCcttcaccctcttcaaaaagctTCCTAATTGAGCTTTTCTCACAATGTCTGCATTCTGACAAACTAAAGGTGCTTGGTCCCCTCATCATGGGCATTGGCATCTTCCTCTTCATTTGTGCCAATGCAGTGCTCCATGAGAACCGTGACAAAAAGACCAAAATTATCAATCTGAGGGACTTGTACTCCACCGTCATAGATGCACACAGCCTTCGGACCAAGGATGGGCCGCCCTCTGCTTCTGTGGCCCCAGTTCCCATTAATGGCTTTGTTAACTATGTACAGCCAAGAGGCCTGGAGTTGAAACCTGGTAGCAGTTCTGGGGAAACTTTAACAAAGACTGCCTGGCACTCAGTGGTAAGTGCTCCCCTCTCTCCTCCAGACTTGGCTTCATCCCCGCgccgctgctcctcctcctctcctcaacaacagcagcaacacccACCCCCCAGCTTGGCTGAGGCTGTATACAGTATCTATCGGGAGAGAGCAGCCTTGGCTAGGACTACTGGTAGTTCACCTTGTAGCCCCCCAAATGGCTGGGACCAACATAGCACTGCCAGTTCCATTGTGGGTTCCTCGCTCAGCACTTTTACTTTGCTGCCTCTGGCTCAAGGAGAAGTGGCAGAGCGAGACCGCGGTGGCTGGCGAAGGCCCCTGGGAGAACGAGGGGCCAGGGAAATCCCTCGAGGGGAGTTTGAGCTCAGCCTGACGGATCTCAGGAGCAGCTATATAGACTCAGAGCGAGGGCATATAGTGGTACCCAGGATGGGCAAGAGGAAGCCTGTTCTCCGACGCCAAAGCACAAGTTGCCTCCCTGATGCCAGGAGATCCCTCACCCCTGAACCCTCTCAGACTTTGGATAGTAGCACAGACCTAGACTCCAGCCTTTTAGTTAAAGATTCATCTTCCAAATCCCTTGATCTGGGAGACTCTCCCCCTCTGACGCCAGCAGCAGCTAGGAAAGATTCCCAGGGCTCTCAGTGTGATCAGTACCGAAGCAATAAGGGctacaccccactggaggagacGGGCACTTCTTTGGAATCTGTTGCCAATACGCCGGCCCATAAAATCCAGGACTGCAAAGGAAACTCCAGTGGGTACACAGCTTCCTCAAAGGATACCAGCAGAGAACAAACAGATAAACGCCCTTTGAGAATTCagaggcagtatacaaataaagagaAACTTTTCATGATCTCCAGGTCAGACACCACTGTCGGGCTGGAGGAAGTAGACCTGGAAAACACTGAAGTTTCAGTCAAGTAA